A single window of [Clostridium] hylemonae DSM 15053 DNA harbors:
- the adhE gene encoding bifunctional acetaldehyde-CoA/alcohol dehydrogenase, which yields MAKKKEAVPAVVDSVETLGAKMKAMREAQKVFATYTQEQVDKIFYEAALAANKMRIPLAKQAVEETGRGIVEDKVIKNHYAAEYIYNAYKDTKTCGVIEEDKALGIKKIAEPIGLVAAVIPTTNPTSTAIFKTLICLKTRNAIIISPHPSAKASTIAAAKIVLDAAVKAGAPEGIIGWIDVPSLELTNMVMKDADIILATGGPGMVKAAYSSGKPALGVGAGNTPVIIDDTADIRMAVNSIIHSKTFDNGMICASEQSVTVLDSVYDEVKKEFAYRGCYFLKKGEELDKVRKTIIINGALNNKIPGKSAYEIARLAGVEVPEDTKILIGEVESVDISEEFAHEKLSPVLGMYRAKTFDDALAKAEQLVADGGYGHTASLYVHPAEQEKIAKHAAAMKTCRILINTPSSHGGIGDLYNFKLAPSLTLGCGSWGGNSVSENVGVKHLINIKTVAERRENMLWFRTPEKVYFKKGCMPVALDELGTVMKKKKAFIVTDSFLYKNGYVAPIEEKLDEMGIQHTCFYEVAPDPTLQCAQKGTDQMKQFEPDTIIALGGGSAMDAAKIMWVMYEHPDVNFEDMAMDFMDIRKRVYTFPKMGEKAYFVAIPTSSGTGSEVTPFAIITDADTGVKWPIADYELLPNMAIVDVDNMMTQPKGLTSASGIDVMTHAIEAYVSIMATDYTDGLAMKAVKNVFDYLPSAYENGANDPKAREMMANASCMAGMAFANAFLGLNHSMAHKLGAFHHLPHGVANAVLLTEVMKYNAAEVPTKMGTFSQYEYPHALARYAELGRFAGCQGKDDQEVLNSFVAKLEDLKEKIGIKKTIKDYGIDEKYFLDTLDDMVEQAFNDQCTGANPRYPLMKEIKELYLKCYYGK from the coding sequence ATGGCGAAGAAGAAGGAAGCAGTACCAGCAGTTGTTGACAGTGTAGAGACTCTCGGGGCCAAAATGAAGGCTATGAGAGAGGCTCAGAAAGTATTTGCCACATACACACAGGAGCAGGTCGATAAAATATTCTACGAGGCTGCGCTGGCGGCAAACAAGATGCGTATTCCGCTGGCAAAGCAGGCGGTAGAGGAGACAGGACGAGGTATCGTGGAAGACAAAGTCATCAAGAATCATTATGCTGCCGAATACATTTACAATGCATATAAGGATACAAAAACATGCGGTGTTATCGAGGAGGATAAGGCGCTCGGAATTAAGAAGATCGCAGAGCCGATCGGTCTCGTGGCAGCGGTTATACCGACGACGAATCCAACTTCTACGGCAATATTTAAGACACTTATCTGTCTGAAGACGAGAAACGCGATCATAATCAGCCCCCATCCGTCAGCGAAGGCATCTACAATAGCGGCCGCAAAGATCGTACTGGATGCGGCAGTCAAGGCCGGAGCTCCGGAAGGCATCATAGGCTGGATCGATGTTCCGTCTCTTGAGCTTACAAACATGGTTATGAAAGACGCAGATATTATACTTGCGACCGGAGGACCGGGCATGGTAAAGGCCGCGTATTCTTCCGGAAAACCGGCGCTCGGCGTCGGCGCGGGAAATACTCCTGTAATTATAGATGATACAGCAGACATCAGAATGGCAGTGAACTCTATTATTCACTCCAAGACATTTGACAACGGAATGATATGTGCGTCCGAGCAGTCTGTTACTGTACTGGACAGTGTATATGATGAAGTAAAGAAAGAATTTGCATACAGAGGCTGTTATTTCTTAAAGAAAGGCGAGGAGCTTGACAAAGTCCGCAAGACAATTATTATCAACGGTGCTTTGAACAACAAGATTCCAGGAAAGTCTGCATATGAGATCGCCAGGCTTGCAGGAGTGGAAGTACCTGAGGACACGAAAATACTCATCGGTGAAGTTGAATCTGTCGACATTTCAGAAGAATTTGCCCATGAAAAATTGTCACCGGTACTCGGAATGTACAGGGCAAAAACATTTGATGATGCACTTGCCAAGGCAGAGCAGCTCGTGGCCGACGGAGGTTACGGACATACGGCGTCTCTGTATGTACACCCGGCAGAGCAGGAGAAGATCGCAAAGCATGCGGCGGCAATGAAGACTTGCCGGATTCTTATCAACACACCGTCCTCACACGGCGGCATCGGCGACTTGTATAACTTCAAGCTTGCTCCGTCTCTGACGCTTGGATGTGGTTCCTGGGGCGGGAACTCCGTATCAGAGAATGTAGGGGTTAAGCACTTGATCAACATCAAGACAGTTGCCGAGAGGAGAGAAAACATGCTTTGGTTCAGAACACCTGAGAAGGTATACTTTAAGAAAGGCTGTATGCCGGTAGCACTTGACGAACTTGGAACAGTTATGAAAAAGAAAAAAGCATTTATCGTAACTGACTCCTTCTTATATAAAAACGGTTATGTAGCGCCAATAGAGGAAAAGCTGGACGAGATGGGTATACAGCATACATGCTTCTATGAAGTGGCGCCGGACCCGACACTGCAGTGCGCGCAGAAGGGCACCGACCAGATGAAGCAGTTTGAGCCTGATACGATCATCGCCCTGGGCGGAGGATCCGCCATGGACGCGGCTAAGATCATGTGGGTGATGTATGAGCATCCAGATGTAAACTTTGAAGATATGGCGATGGATTTCATGGATATCCGAAAGAGAGTATATACGTTCCCGAAAATGGGGGAAAAAGCTTACTTTGTAGCGATTCCTACATCTTCAGGCACCGGCTCCGAGGTGACTCCGTTTGCGATCATTACAGATGCGGACACTGGAGTGAAATGGCCTATCGCTGACTATGAGCTTCTTCCGAATATGGCCATCGTCGATGTTGACAATATGATGACACAGCCAAAGGGACTTACGAGCGCGTCAGGTATTGACGTTATGACACACGCGATCGAAGCTTATGTATCAATTATGGCAACAGACTACACAGACGGGCTTGCGATGAAGGCGGTCAAAAATGTATTTGACTATCTGCCGTCCGCATACGAAAACGGCGCAAACGACCCGAAGGCACGTGAGATGATGGCTAACGCGTCCTGTATGGCAGGTATGGCATTTGCCAATGCGTTCCTTGGCCTCAACCATTCCATGGCGCATAAATTAGGAGCTTTCCACCATCTGCCGCACGGAGTCGCCAATGCAGTCCTCCTCACGGAAGTTATGAAATACAATGCCGCTGAAGTGCCGACGAAGATGGGAACATTCTCACAGTATGAATATCCCCATGCACTTGCAAGATACGCAGAGTTAGGGCGGTTTGCAGGATGCCAGGGCAAGGATGACCAGGAAGTGCTGAACAGCTTTGTGGCAAAACTTGAAGATTTAAAAGAAAAGATCGGCATCAAGAAGACGATCAAAGATTATGGCATAGATGAGAAATATTTCCTGGATACATTGGACGACATGGTAGAGCAGGCGTTCAATGACCAGTGTACAGGAGCCAACCCACGATATCCGCTGATGAAGGAGATCAAAGAACTTTACCTGAAGTGCTACTATGGTAAATAA
- a CDS encoding aminoglycoside phosphotransferase family protein, producing MNMEKAALIVERPHKKVYKCEKDIVKVFNPNHPKADVFNEALNTARVEAAGLDIPKVKEVTEIDGRWSIVIEYKDGKTLEEMMLVDAGNLEKYMEDFVDLQLEMHSRKAPLLNKLHDKLARQINSLKELDATTRYELLTRLDSMPKHDKVCHGDFNPSNVIVGKNGKMTIVDWAHATQGNASADAAMTYLLFALKNQETADLYLKMFCRKSDTARQYVQQWLPIVAAAQLTKDNELEKDFLMKWIDVMDYQ from the coding sequence ATGAACATGGAGAAAGCTGCTTTGATCGTTGAGAGACCACATAAGAAAGTGTATAAATGTGAGAAGGACATTGTTAAGGTATTCAATCCAAACCATCCGAAGGCTGATGTGTTTAACGAAGCATTGAATACGGCGCGGGTAGAGGCTGCAGGCCTTGACATACCGAAAGTGAAAGAAGTGACGGAGATCGACGGAAGATGGTCAATTGTGATCGAGTATAAGGATGGGAAAACGCTGGAAGAGATGATGCTCGTAGACGCCGGCAATCTGGAGAAATATATGGAGGATTTTGTGGATCTTCAGCTGGAAATGCACAGCAGGAAGGCGCCTCTCCTCAATAAACTTCATGATAAACTGGCACGGCAGATCAACAGCCTGAAAGAGCTGGATGCGACGACCAGGTATGAACTGCTCACAAGGCTCGACAGTATGCCGAAGCATGACAAAGTATGTCACGGTGATTTTAACCCGAGCAATGTGATCGTGGGAAAGAACGGGAAGATGACGATCGTTGACTGGGCGCATGCGACACAGGGCAATGCCAGTGCGGACGCAGCCATGACGTATCTGCTCTTTGCTTTAAAGAATCAGGAGACGGCAGATCTGTATCTGAAAATGTTCTGCAGGAAATCGGATACGGCAAGGCAGTATGTGCAGCAGTGGCTCCCGATAGTGGCTGCGGCACAGCTTACAAAAGACAACGAGCTGGAAAAGGACTTCCTCATGAAGTGGATAGACGTTATGGACTATCAGTAG
- a CDS encoding coiled-coil domain-containing protein, with amino-acid sequence MEGKTSDLQGELKDLNSQLSTLSDELDATSSKIEELSASVEKSKLDVAAAKLNEDAQYDAMKDRIKFMYEGGSASLLEILFSSENMADFLNKAEFVSNISTYDRQMLDELQAVRVDIEKKQETLETQQEELAGLQSDLESKQEALNAKISSTSGELSKYSAQLERAKAAAAALKTAQDNSVAGSTSAPGKNTDNGNKNNNTDGSNGGTVNNGGSIDANVSDTALFAAILECEAGGSYDGMLAVATVIMNRVSSPSYPNSIRGVIYQSGQFAPTWDGSLNRVLARGPSQSAYSAAQAALGGARHAAVLNCYSFNAAWTGASGVNVGGNVFW; translated from the coding sequence TTGGAAGGAAAGACATCTGATCTGCAGGGGGAGCTTAAAGACCTTAACAGTCAGCTGTCGACCTTGTCTGATGAGCTGGACGCAACATCTTCCAAGATAGAAGAGCTCTCTGCTTCGGTTGAAAAGTCCAAACTGGACGTTGCCGCTGCAAAGCTGAATGAAGATGCCCAGTATGACGCCATGAAGGACAGGATCAAGTTTATGTATGAAGGCGGAAGCGCCTCCTTACTGGAAATACTTTTTTCCTCCGAGAACATGGCAGATTTTTTAAACAAGGCAGAATTTGTATCTAATATCAGTACATATGACAGACAGATGTTGGACGAACTTCAAGCGGTCCGTGTCGACATCGAGAAGAAACAGGAAACTTTAGAAACACAACAAGAGGAATTAGCGGGACTGCAAAGCGACCTGGAATCCAAACAGGAAGCATTAAATGCAAAGATATCTTCTACTTCAGGTGAATTATCCAAATACAGCGCTCAGCTGGAACGGGCAAAAGCCGCGGCTGCCGCACTTAAAACTGCTCAGGATAATTCCGTTGCCGGCTCCACATCAGCGCCGGGCAAAAATACTGACAATGGTAATAAAAACAACAATACTGACGGCAGCAACGGAGGAACTGTCAACAATGGAGGCTCCATTGATGCCAATGTAAGTGATACTGCATTATTCGCTGCAATACTTGAGTGCGAGGCAGGCGGCAGTTACGATGGTATGCTGGCCGTTGCCACAGTTATTATGAACAGAGTGTCCAGTCCGAGTTATCCGAACTCTATCCGCGGAGTCATCTATCAGTCCGGCCAGTTTGCGCCCACCTGGGATGGCAGCCTGAACCGGGTTCTGGCAAGGGGACCGTCGCAGTCAGCCTATTCAGCGGCACAGGCCGCACTTGGCGGAGCAAGACACGCTGCCGTTCTTAATTGTTATTCGTTTAATGCCGCATGGACAGGCGCTTCCGGTGTTAACGTAGGCGGAAACGTGTTCTGGTAG
- a CDS encoding Cof-type HAD-IIB family hydrolase, which produces MIKNIKMVAFDLDGTLLTTEKVFTERAGKAITKASERGIVLLPATGRPLGAIPEEILHYPGIRYAITANGGRVVDTVSGNVIYEKPVPPEIARKVLDIYEHYDTLREVYYDGAGFAEEKMLRRIRDFFGVSAMGDYILSTRTPVADIREKFESEGRAVDKVQAVFASLADKQKALEELSEIEGIEVTGALVNNIEVSVQGVNKGNALLALGEMLHIKKEEILALGDGANDIEMLKKAGIGIAMANSSDEVKAAADIVTVSNDEEGVARIIEEYVL; this is translated from the coding sequence ATGATAAAGAATATTAAGATGGTGGCATTTGACCTGGACGGCACATTGCTGACTACAGAAAAGGTATTTACAGAGCGTGCCGGGAAGGCCATTACAAAAGCCTCCGAAAGAGGGATCGTGCTTCTCCCCGCAACAGGGAGGCCGCTCGGCGCAATACCGGAGGAAATACTGCATTATCCCGGCATCCGGTATGCCATCACGGCCAACGGCGGGAGGGTCGTGGATACTGTGAGCGGCAACGTTATATATGAAAAGCCTGTTCCGCCGGAGATTGCCCGAAAAGTATTGGATATTTACGAACATTATGATACACTACGAGAAGTATATTATGACGGAGCCGGATTTGCGGAAGAGAAAATGCTCAGGCGGATCAGAGACTTCTTCGGAGTATCGGCTATGGGAGATTATATTCTGTCTACAAGGACACCGGTGGCTGATATCAGAGAAAAGTTTGAATCCGAGGGAAGGGCGGTAGATAAGGTGCAGGCGGTGTTTGCCAGCCTTGCGGATAAGCAAAAGGCGCTCGAGGAACTAAGCGAGATCGAAGGGATCGAGGTGACCGGCGCGCTGGTCAATAATATAGAAGTAAGCGTGCAGGGTGTCAACAAAGGAAATGCGCTTCTTGCGCTTGGCGAAATGCTTCATATTAAAAAGGAAGAGATTCTGGCGCTGGGGGACGGCGCGAATGATATAGAGATGCTGAAAAAGGCAGGGATTGGCATAGCGATGGCCAATAGTTCCGATGAAGTGAAAGCTGCGGCTGACATCGTGACAGTATCCAACGATGAAGAAGGTGTCGCGCGGATCATTGAAGAATATGTATTGTAG
- a CDS encoding undecaprenyl-diphosphate phosphatase: MLDIIKVIILGIVEGITEWLPVSSTGHLILVGDVLKPSMSAGFMEMFNVVIQLGAIMAVVVLYFHKLNPFSPKKTGKQKMLTWQMWIKVVIASVPAGVIGILFNDILDELFYKPFPVAVMLILYGALFIIIENRNAHRKPSVNRISDLTVPMLLWIGFFQMLALIPGTSRSGATIVGALIIGVSREIAAEFTFFLAIPAMFGASLIKLIKFGFHFTGAEFGLLMLGCVVSFGLSIVAIRFLMGYIKKHDFKVFGWYRIALGGIIVIYTGVQILLG; encoded by the coding sequence ATGTTAGACATTATTAAAGTAATTATTCTGGGGATCGTAGAGGGGATCACAGAATGGCTGCCGGTCAGCAGTACCGGTCATTTGATTCTTGTAGGAGATGTGCTGAAGCCAAGCATGTCGGCCGGGTTTATGGAAATGTTCAACGTGGTCATACAGCTTGGGGCGATCATGGCGGTGGTCGTACTGTATTTTCATAAGCTGAACCCGTTTTCGCCGAAAAAGACCGGCAAACAGAAGATGCTTACATGGCAGATGTGGATCAAGGTAGTGATAGCTTCCGTTCCGGCGGGAGTCATCGGTATTCTTTTTAATGATATCCTCGACGAACTGTTCTATAAACCGTTTCCGGTAGCTGTTATGCTTATTTTGTACGGCGCGCTGTTTATCATCATTGAGAACCGCAACGCTCACAGAAAACCAAGTGTCAACAGGATATCGGATCTCACGGTTCCGATGCTGCTCTGGATAGGCTTTTTCCAGATGCTTGCGCTCATACCCGGTACCTCCAGGTCAGGCGCAACGATCGTCGGAGCGCTGATCATCGGTGTTTCAAGGGAGATCGCGGCGGAGTTTACCTTCTTTCTTGCGATACCGGCGATGTTTGGGGCGAGTCTTATAAAGCTTATCAAATTCGGATTTCATTTTACCGGGGCAGAATTTGGCCTGCTCATGCTCGGATGTGTCGTATCCTTCGGACTGTCTATTGTGGCGATCCGCTTCCTGATGGGATATATTAAGAAGCATGATTTCAAGGTGTTCGGCTGGTATAGGATAGCGCTTGGCGGAATCATAGTCATATACACAGGTGTTCAGATTTTGCTGGGGTGA
- a CDS encoding basic amino acid ABC transporter substrate-binding protein, producing the protein MVMKLKKLVSVLLVGACVVSLAACGSDKKEKSDDGDKKSKDTLVMATNAEFPPYEFRDGDDVVGIDAEVAQAIADKLGMELKIEDMAFDSIIPAVTSGKADFGAAGLTVTDERKENVDFTDTYAKATQVIMVKEDSKVAGPDDLTGKKIGVQLGTTGDIYAGDIEDAEVERYNKGFEAVQALQQGKIDAVVIDGEPAKEFVKQAEGIKILDEAFTEEEYALAVDKGNEDLLGKINDALNELKDNGKLDEIVDKYINADDAE; encoded by the coding sequence ATGGTTATGAAATTGAAAAAACTGGTCAGTGTTTTGTTGGTGGGAGCTTGTGTGGTTTCTCTTGCTGCGTGTGGTTCGGACAAGAAGGAGAAGAGTGACGACGGGGATAAGAAGTCTAAGGATACTCTTGTGATGGCGACGAATGCGGAGTTTCCTCCGTATGAATTCCGTGACGGAGATGATGTGGTCGGTATCGACGCGGAGGTGGCGCAGGCGATCGCTGATAAGCTTGGAATGGAGCTGAAGATCGAGGATATGGCTTTTGATTCGATCATTCCGGCAGTTACGAGCGGTAAAGCTGATTTCGGCGCGGCGGGTCTTACTGTTACGGATGAGCGTAAAGAAAATGTAGATTTTACTGATACTTATGCAAAGGCTACACAGGTGATCATGGTGAAGGAAGACAGCAAGGTTGCCGGCCCTGACGACCTGACAGGCAAGAAGATCGGTGTTCAGCTTGGAACAACAGGAGATATATACGCAGGTGACATCGAGGATGCGGAAGTAGAACGTTACAATAAAGGATTTGAGGCTGTTCAGGCGCTGCAGCAGGGCAAGATCGATGCGGTTGTCATTGACGGAGAGCCTGCAAAAGAATTTGTAAAACAGGCGGAAGGGATCAAGATCCTGGATGAGGCATTTACGGAAGAAGAGTATGCGCTTGCGGTAGACAAAGGAAATGAAGATCTGCTGGGCAAGATAAATGACGCGCTGAATGAGCTTAAAGATAACGGCAAGCTGGATGAGATCGTTGATAAATACATCAATGCAGATGATGCAGAATAA
- a CDS encoding amino acid ABC transporter permease, producing MLQTLQDKFVANFITKSRWKYILDGLGVTLKITFFAVLIGIALGFLVAIVRSTYDRTGKLKILNLLCKLYLTVIRGTPVVVQLLIIYFVIFGSMDIDKVIVAVLAFGINSGAYVAEIFRSGIMSIDNGQFEAGRSLGFNYTQTMIHIIMPQAFKNVLPALGNEFIVLLKETSVSGYIAMQDLTKGGDIIRSQTFDAFMPLIGVALIYLAMVLIFTKLVNMLERRLRSSDH from the coding sequence ATGTTACAGACATTGCAGGATAAATTTGTTGCCAATTTTATAACAAAATCCAGGTGGAAATATATACTGGACGGCCTGGGCGTTACATTAAAGATCACGTTTTTTGCCGTGCTTATCGGTATCGCGCTTGGTTTTCTCGTAGCGATCGTGCGTTCCACATATGACAGAACAGGGAAGCTTAAGATATTAAATCTATTATGCAAGCTGTATCTGACAGTCATCAGAGGAACCCCTGTGGTTGTTCAGCTGCTGATCATCTATTTTGTTATATTCGGCAGCATGGACATCGATAAAGTGATCGTGGCGGTGCTCGCCTTTGGCATTAATTCCGGCGCGTATGTGGCGGAGATATTCCGCTCCGGGATCATGTCCATCGACAACGGGCAGTTTGAGGCGGGACGCAGCCTGGGCTTTAATTATACACAGACGATGATACATATTATTATGCCTCAGGCGTTCAAGAATGTACTGCCGGCTCTCGGAAATGAATTTATCGTGCTTTTGAAAGAGACATCCGTATCCGGTTATATTGCCATGCAGGATCTGACAAAGGGCGGTGACATCATAAGGAGCCAGACGTTTGACGCCTTTATGCCGCTCATCGGCGTTGCCCTTATCTATCTGGCGATGGTATTGATATTTACGAAGCTTGTAAATATGCTGGAAAGGAGGTTAAGGAGCAGTGACCACTAA
- a CDS encoding amino acid ABC transporter ATP-binding protein: protein MTTNGETLIKVEELHKIFGELHALNGVSEEIKKGEVVVIVGPSGSGKSTFLRSLNLLEEPSRGHVYFEGTDITGKNVDINKHRQKMGMVFQHFNLFPHKTILQNITLAPVKLLKKSKEEAEKSAMDLLRLVGLEEKANSYPSQLSGGQKQRIAIIRSLAMNPEVMLFDEPTSALDPEMVGEVLELMKKLARDGMTMVVVTHEMGFAKEVATRVIFMDEGEIKEQGGPDEFFGNPKEPRLQEFLSKIL from the coding sequence GTGACCACTAACGGAGAGACTTTGATCAAAGTAGAAGAACTTCACAAGATTTTCGGGGAACTGCATGCCCTTAACGGAGTTTCCGAGGAAATAAAAAAAGGCGAGGTAGTAGTGATCGTGGGGCCGTCAGGCTCCGGGAAATCTACATTTCTGCGCTCGCTGAACCTGCTGGAGGAACCGTCCAGAGGTCATGTGTATTTTGAAGGCACAGATATTACGGGGAAAAATGTAGATATCAACAAGCACCGTCAGAAGATGGGAATGGTGTTTCAGCATTTTAACCTGTTTCCCCATAAGACGATTCTCCAGAATATCACACTGGCGCCGGTAAAGCTTTTGAAAAAGAGCAAAGAAGAGGCGGAGAAAAGCGCCATGGATCTGCTGAGGCTTGTAGGGCTTGAGGAGAAAGCGAATTCATATCCGTCCCAGCTGTCTGGCGGACAGAAGCAGAGAATAGCTATCATTCGTTCCCTGGCAATGAACCCGGAAGTAATGCTCTTTGATGAGCCGACATCTGCCCTTGACCCTGAGATGGTCGGGGAAGTGCTGGAGCTTATGAAGAAGCTTGCCAGAGACGGCATGACGATGGTAGTCGTGACGCATGAGATGGGATTTGCAAAGGAAGTGGCGACGAGAGTGATCTTCATGGACGAAGGGGAGATCAAGGAACAGGGCGGCCCGGATGAATTTTTCGGCAATCCGAAAGAACCGAGACTGCAGGAGTTCCTTTCTAAGATTCTGTAA
- a CDS encoding sugar ABC transporter substrate-binding protein translates to MKRKFLSVLLTASFVLALTACGKGSDDSGGQKSASKAFDDYERPAVADEEEVSIIYLISNMTDESNIRCEQQAAVEAAHRGWDYQVINYEKEDNFREYFQNAISQQPTAIIIGVTQSFDSYQDLVEQARGAGIGIYSNDNSVIDGVISNSTMDNAEAAKAIMDQVVADHGAELKYAVYELAMSEVMTLRADEAKNYAKDTNLELLDSIDLASTGDLNTAGYTIAQTWLQQYGNELQFIFCSADTPALSAAEAIVQAGDKTGEKTFVSGVDGGSSTWSYIRGNTPIKYTYSQPFEYFTHMTFEVINDIQVKGLNPGDDGCTISKAGEYMTAPGIVTTAENCPAAGDSIHSVFDFYGEDPDNEDAWYNWTDGPGIYEVTQ, encoded by the coding sequence ATGAAAAGAAAGTTTCTAAGCGTATTACTGACGGCAAGTTTCGTTTTGGCACTGACAGCCTGCGGCAAAGGCTCAGATGATTCCGGAGGCCAGAAAAGCGCTTCCAAAGCATTTGACGACTATGAGAGACCTGCTGTCGCAGACGAAGAAGAGGTGAGCATTATTTACTTGATCTCAAACATGACTGACGAGAGCAATATCCGCTGCGAACAGCAGGCTGCTGTCGAAGCGGCACACCGCGGCTGGGATTATCAGGTCATCAACTATGAAAAGGAAGACAACTTCAGGGAATACTTCCAGAACGCCATCAGCCAGCAGCCGACCGCCATTATCATCGGTGTCACCCAGTCCTTCGACTCCTATCAGGATCTTGTAGAACAGGCGCGCGGCGCAGGGATCGGCATCTATTCAAACGACAACAGTGTCATTGACGGTGTTATCTCCAACTCTACCATGGACAACGCAGAAGCGGCGAAAGCCATAATGGATCAGGTCGTAGCGGACCATGGCGCTGAACTTAAATACGCCGTTTATGAGCTTGCAATGTCCGAAGTTATGACTCTCCGGGCAGACGAGGCCAAGAACTACGCAAAGGATACAAATCTGGAACTGCTCGATTCTATCGATCTTGCATCCACAGGAGATCTGAACACGGCAGGGTACACTATCGCCCAGACATGGCTCCAGCAGTACGGAAATGAACTTCAGTTTATCTTCTGTTCCGCCGATACACCTGCACTGTCAGCGGCGGAAGCTATCGTTCAGGCGGGAGACAAGACAGGCGAAAAGACATTTGTATCAGGTGTTGACGGCGGCTCTTCTACCTGGAGCTATATCCGCGGCAACACACCGATCAAATATACGTATTCTCAGCCATTTGAATATTTTACTCACATGACATTTGAAGTCATAAATGACATTCAGGTGAAAGGCCTGAACCCCGGCGATGACGGATGTACGATCTCCAAAGCCGGCGAATATATGACAGCGCCCGGCATCGTTACGACCGCCGAGAATTGTCCGGCCGCAGGCGACTCTATCCATTCGGTATTTGATTTCTACGGGGAGGATCCCGACAACGAAGATGCGTGGTATAACTGGACAGACGGCCCTGGCATATATGAGGTCACCCAATAG
- a CDS encoding aldo/keto reductase has product MRYKKLGKSGVDVSTMTIGTWAMGGLGYGSVERGDCIEAVRAMIGQGVNHIDTAWVYGLGESDKVVGEAIKGMRDKVLITTKCGFRNPADGSGPNYPDCSPEWMSWCFEESLRNLGTDYVDFFLIHVPDTNVPFEVTAECVNKWQREGKVRYLGVSNFGIPEMEKMGQYIDITAVQSGYSMVVRGEEDNMIWAKEHNIGVMTHSSLASGLLAGAIRKLPELPDDDIRKLYQYPHFQEPRFSQVMELLKTLDKIAEERNVPVAQVALNWNTQKDFVTTSLCGVRNVKEALENCRSTEWELTAGEMEMIDKAIDETVGR; this is encoded by the coding sequence ATGCGCTACAAAAAATTAGGGAAATCTGGTGTTGATGTATCTACTATGACTATTGGAACTTGGGCAATGGGAGGCCTTGGTTACGGCTCTGTTGAAAGAGGAGACTGTATAGAGGCTGTCCGCGCAATGATCGGGCAGGGAGTCAACCATATCGATACTGCCTGGGTATATGGGCTTGGTGAGTCTGATAAAGTGGTGGGAGAAGCAATAAAGGGCATGCGCGATAAGGTGCTCATCACTACCAAGTGCGGGTTCCGGAATCCGGCGGACGGCAGCGGACCGAATTATCCCGACTGTTCGCCCGAGTGGATGTCGTGGTGTTTTGAGGAGTCACTGAGGAATCTGGGGACGGATTATGTTGACTTTTTCCTCATACATGTGCCGGATACCAACGTCCCGTTTGAGGTGACTGCCGAGTGTGTCAATAAATGGCAGCGGGAAGGAAAGGTCCGTTATCTCGGCGTATCCAATTTCGGTATTCCGGAGATGGAGAAAATGGGGCAGTACATAGATATTACGGCGGTACAGTCCGGCTATTCTATGGTCGTCCGCGGGGAAGAGGATAATATGATCTGGGCAAAAGAGCACAATATCGGCGTTATGACTCACAGCTCCCTCGCCAGCGGTCTTCTGGCGGGCGCGATCCGCAAACTGCCGGAACTGCCCGACGATGACATCCGCAAGCTGTACCAGTATCCTCATTTTCAGGAGCCAAGATTCTCCCAGGTCATGGAGCTTTTGAAGACGCTTGACAAAATTGCAGAAGAAAGAAATGTCCCGGTAGCCCAGGTGGCATTGAACTGGAATACCCAGAAAGACTTTGTCACAACATCGCTCTGCGGCGTGCGCAATGTCAAGGAGGCTCTTGAAAACTGCAGAAGCACGGAATGGGAGCTGACCGCTGGGGAAATGGAAATGATCGACAAGGCGATTGACGAAACGGTAGGCAGGTAA